In Aspergillus fumigatus Af293 chromosome 6, whole genome shotgun sequence, the genomic window CGAGCGCGGCGATGggacgagggaggagatggagcGGGTGGCGAGAGAGACGGGCGTGTTTCTTGTTGTGGGGGTGATTGAGCGCGCGGGGGGCAGTTTGTATTGCGCTGTTGTCTATGTGGATCCGCTGCGTGGGTGTAtcgggaagaggaggaaggttATGCCTGTATCCCTcccttgttctttttctttttccttctcttcacggttccattgaagatgaatgCGCTAATGgtgctggtgatggtgatggtgtgTAGACAGGAACAGAACGCCTCATCTGGGCCCAAGGCTCCCCCTCCACCCTCAAAGCCGTCACCACTCACCTCAACGGTGTCCCCGTCACCCTCGCCGCAGCGATCTGCTGGGAGAACTACATGCCCCTCCTGAGACAGAGCCTGTACGCCCAAAACGTCAATATCTATCTTGCCCCCACGGCTGACGCCCGAGACACCTGGCTGCCGCTTATGCGGACGATTGCCTGCGAGGGCCGCGCGTTTGTGCTCTCCGCGAACCAGTGCGTGCGGTATAATGAGTTGCCCGAGTGGGTGACCTGTCCCCCTGGCCCTGTGCCTGCAACGCAACAGTTGCAGACGCAGGCGCTGACACAGACGAGGCCAGCGCATCGCAAGAAGCATTCTATCACGGCCGAGGGGCCGCATGAGATCGTTTGGCCCGAGGCcgagagggagaagaaggtgGAGACGGGGACGGAGGCGCCAGCGGCTGCTGATGGTGTTCCTCGTATGTCAATGTCACTACTCCTCAAGTATTTTGATCCTAAGCTAATTTGAGATAGATGGCGATGATTTTGTCAGCCGCGGGGGGTCGTGCATTGTCAGCTGCCTGGGTGAGGTCCTCGCTGGCCCCATCTGGGAGGTCTCTGCGGATGATGCGCCCGACTCAACGGTGACGGCTCGCGCGGCTGGAGCTGATACGGATGGGAATGCGGTCGGGGATGGGCTGCTGGTCGCCGAGATCGATCTCGAGGACTGTGAGCGCGGACGCCTGGATATGGACGTCGCGGGGAGCTATTCGCGCAACGATGCGTTCAGGTTGACGGTTGAGGGCTTGGACCTGAGTCCTCCTCCGTTCTGACAGGGCAGCTACAATGGACTTGTGTAGGGGATAGATACGAACTAGTTCGAAGAAACTTTTGGATTGTCATTTAGGTCGTAAATTCATACGTCATATCAGATATACAGGCGCCTTGACCAATACATTTGTAGGCCCTCTCCCGCGTACCTCTGCGCTTAGGAACGAGGCAAATCGGATCCGGCCGCCGCTTCGTTCCTCCACCGGCTCTTTCAGTTCCTTGCCGCCGTGGCTCGCCTCGACGGCCGGGGCCTGCCGCTTGCCCATCAACGTGTTGAAAACCGATCTCATGCGTTGTTCGCGCCCCGGGGTGGATCCCGCCGGTGGCCCATCCATCGAGTTGCTCCCGCCCGATGGAGGCACGGACTCGCCGTCGCCATCCTCGATAAAGCCTTCGTGAGCGCCCTCGCGCTCAATGGAGCCTCGTGTAGGGGGCCCCTCGGGGGGCTGTTTCACGTTCGTCAGCGGCGGCAGGCCCCCCTCGATCTTCATAACCGCCTCGTTGACCAGCGTCCCTGGCATAAAGTACTCGACGCAGATGTCGCGCGACTCCAGCGGGATCTTCTCCGAGATGCCGACGGCGTTCTCCACGATCATCCGTGCGCCGTTCTCGAGTCCCGCTGGCGGAGGCTCACACAGGTTCATCTCCAGACACGCGACAAATTTCTCCACAAGACGATCAATGAGCTGCGCCCGGTTTTCCTCCGCGGCTTTGCCTTGCAGCGAGTCCGTGAGGCCGTCGAATGTGGTTCGGCGCCAGTTGGAGATCCGCGCGATCGCGTTCTCGCGATCCTCCTCCGTGTAGGCCTTGGTCTGTTGCCGGCGCAGGTTCATCTCGATGCTCTTCAGCTGCATGCTCAAGTTCGGTTCCAGAGCTGGATGGAAATGCCGCTCAAAGATCTCTTCCACCAGCCATCGGCTCATCGTCGCGCGGCCAATGGCTGTCATTTCCTTCATGCCGGTTGCGTGTGCGTCCTCATTGACATGGCCAGCCAACCAGGTGGGCAAGCTCTTCCAGTCTCGCCGAATGGAAAAGGCCAGATCCTTGATGGCGCCGTCAAGCCGCGCGAACCGGTTTACATATTCATTATCGTCGAGGACCGTTCGGGACACGGCCATGCGCTGATGAGCTACGGTATTCTGCAGTTGCTGCACCTGAGCATCTTTCTCAAAGTAGTACCGCTTCACTTTGGAGTATTTGGCCTCTGCAAACCTGTCAGTATGTCTGCCCGACTGGGGCGCCTGTGCATCTCTTACGGAGTTCATCATGCTTTTGCAGCAAAGCTCGCACATCGATATCGCCCAGATCATCTCTTCTGCTCGAACTGACGGGGGGCGTGCTGCGCCCCGACTCTGTGGCATTCTGCTGGCCGCCACCTTGGAAGGCCGGGTGACCTTGGGGTTGCGTCTGTGGGGGACCGGCCGGACGGTCGGACGATGAAGCCATGCCGCTCTGGTGGGTGGAGGATGGGTGCGGATCCGGTTGATGGGAGAATGGGGGCAACGGAGAGGGCGGCCCCATGGACTGTCGCGATGGAGGTCGTGCACTCAACGGCGGCTCCACTTGAAGTTGGGAAACAGGCGATTGttgctgcggctgctgctgctgctgctgctgtaaATGTGTCTGGGACTGATTAGAGATGACGTGGGAAGGGTCGGCAGGTTGCCTAGAAGCCGAGTCCACAGGAGAGGAACTGTATAATTTCTCGAGAAGGCTGGGATCGGTGTTGGATCGCTGAATAGAAGGCGGGCGCTGCGGGGAACGGGGAGGTCGCTGATGAGCTGATGCCGGGTCCTGCTGCATGAGGAGAGACTGTGAGCTACTCCGGTTTGGGTCTACCACATGGTCCTCAGGCACTGTCTCGGACGAGGAATGGTAATTGATATTTCGGGTTCTCTTCTGGTGATCTCGATCGCGATGCGTTCGCTGGGTGTCTAATGACAGTTGTTGCTGATGCCGTCGCTGGCGGGACGACTGCGACGAGGAAGTCCCTTTGACCGATAGGCTACGTTCCAAGAAGCctgtcgatgaggacgaggacgaggaggaatgCAGGCCGAATAGCTTCCTGCGGGACTTTTGCAGCGGATCCTGTTTATTGCTATTGTGAGCGTTGGGGGCCAAAGCCGGTTGCTCAGACGCCCTGTCCACGCTGGACTGGTCGGCAGGGTCAGCATCGATGAAGTGAGTAGCAGCTGGTAAAGCGGGGGTCGCAAGTACCGAGTTGAGCAGAGTAGGAGAGTGATGGCTTTGCGTCCGAGTGATTGTTGGTTGAtgcggaggaggatgttccgaatgattctgatgatcgggatgatcttgacgatgacgatgacgatatAGCTGATGGGgatggtgttgttgttgttcgTGTTGGGGTTGTTGACGATACGAGTTGTCTGGCGGGTCTGCAGGAGAAGTGGGGAGGCGCACGTCGGAGAAGCGCTGGTAAAACGCAAGATCTTCAGGAGGAACACGAGGCGACGAACCGGTGGACGGAGGCGGGATGGTCAGTTGCTCGACCGAACGAAAGGCAGGAGATGCAGCAGGCGATGGGGATTTGTGCTTTTTGCGAAACAAAGGCATGGAGAGTGGGATGGACACGATGATCGTCCAAGGAGGACGAAAAAGGAGGcggggaggagaagagaagagaggagaagagaggagaggggTGATGaagcatcaacaacaacacaacACAACACAAGTCACAACTGCAGCCACGTACAGTAGATAGTAGTTctgatggagacgatgacaAGAATCTTGGATACGAATCGATGGAGGAATAGTCATGACTAGATTTGCTGTTGGTTGTTGTGATGCTATAAATAATCCAAGCGAACACGAGGCGATGCTCACAAAGAACAAGGCTAAATCTATCGGACGATATCCAATAAGAGCCAGGATCAACAAAACGAGATCATCGTGAGGTACAGGTCAGGTCGCTTCTCACTTGGAAGCGATAAGCGTCTTT contains:
- a CDS encoding nitrilase — encoded protein: MPSKITVAVAQARTHKTTQATLSALSRIAHHARTRGVHLLLFPEAYLGGYPRTCSFGCAVGSRAPHGRDQFLAYFRSAIDLGDTPAGAGDDWVQRRLPVAEGRSERGDGTREEMERVARETGVFLVVGVIERAGGSLYCAVVYVDPLRGCIGKRRKVMPTGTERLIWAQGSPSTLKAVTTHLNGVPVTLAAAICWENYMPLLRQSLYAQNVNIYLAPTADARDTWLPLMRTIACEGRAFVLSANQCVRYNELPEWVTCPPGPVPATQQLQTQALTQTRPAHRKKHSITAEGPHEIVWPEAEREKKVETGTEAPAAADGVPHGDDFVSRGGSCIVSCLGEVLAGPIWEVSADDAPDSTVTARAAGADTDGNAVGDGLLVAEIDLEDCERGRLDMDVAGSYSRNDAFRLTVEGLDLSPPPF